Proteins encoded together in one Candidatus Nitrosocaldus cavascurensis window:
- a CDS encoding THUMP domain-containing protein, whose product MRQGLSTSSGIDVSDDGCYICHGLMLRLNDVFMLVEDALKDYEFRSFLIGATLPQDMLEREDEIRARLKVKGTESIKSNITRELGMMLSSKGYRVDYERPDVDIHVDLISMKVNVKARPIYLLARYRKSIRGLKQKGYENSIESIVRDWVIREFNARDARFLWVGGEDKDSLVDGEGRPFFIKVVDARKRSGYANKLSSDGIDVTIVREVDCFPRQIRFMSMLRLYLESESEQSIMDRVREVISRASIDVRFIEDGGKYVVKRIHAMYAREGVEAGMVEVDILVDGGFTVRRFAEGFGVEPSMYDLFGSVRLRYFDVLDVRMVGAD is encoded by the coding sequence ATGAGGCAGGGTCTGAGTACAAGTAGTGGTATAGATGTAAGCGATGATGGATGCTATATATGCCATGGGCTCATGTTAAGGTTGAACGATGTGTTCATGCTTGTTGAGGATGCATTGAAAGATTACGAGTTCAGATCATTTCTTATAGGTGCAACATTGCCCCAGGATATGCTTGAGAGGGAGGATGAGATCAGAGCAAGGCTGAAGGTCAAGGGGACGGAGAGTATAAAGAGCAATATAACAAGGGAACTTGGCATGATGCTATCAAGCAAGGGTTACAGGGTAGACTATGAGAGGCCAGATGTAGATATACATGTTGATCTCATAAGCATGAAGGTTAACGTTAAGGCAAGGCCGATATACCTACTTGCTAGATATAGGAAGAGCATAAGAGGATTGAAGCAGAAGGGTTATGAGAATAGCATAGAGAGCATTGTTAGGGATTGGGTAATCAGAGAGTTCAATGCTAGGGATGCAAGGTTCCTCTGGGTTGGGGGAGAGGATAAGGATAGCCTTGTTGATGGTGAAGGGAGACCATTCTTCATAAAGGTTGTGGATGCAAGGAAGAGATCTGGCTATGCTAATAAGTTAAGTAGCGATGGCATAGATGTTACCATAGTTAGAGAGGTTGATTGCTTCCCAAGGCAGATAAGGTTCATGAGTATGTTAAGGCTATACCTTGAATCTGAATCTGAACAGAGCATAATGGATAGGGTGAGAGAGGTCATCTCTAGAGCAAGTATAGATGTAAGGTTCATAGAGGATGGTGGTAAGTATGTGGTTAAGAGGATTCATGCCATGTATGCAAGGGAAGGTGTTGAAGCAGGGATGGTTGAGGTTGATATCCTTGTTGATGGTGGATTTACTGTTAGGCGATTTGCTGAAGGGTTTGGTGTTGAGCCTAGCATGTATGATCTCTTCGGTAGCGTAAGGCTAAGATATTTTGATGTACTCGATGTTAGGATGGTTGGTGCTGATTGA
- a CDS encoding signal recognition particle protein Srp54: MVLDNLKQGLRATLKKLVGASSIDENIIKELARDVQRSLLQADVNVRLVLELTNRLQERALKEQPPPGLSRKDHIVKILYEELSRLLGGGDEVGLALRKDKSNIVLMVGIEGSGKTSATAKLAKWLLKHGYSVGVIGTDTYRPAALEQLRTLCRRINVEVYGDEKSKDPVQIALKGMEYFTGARKKDVILIDTAGRHKEEKGLLEEMRLMYNAVRPDLVLLVIDGTIGQQAYAQADAFHKNVPVGGIIVTKLDGSAKGGGALSATAATGARIMFISTGERIDDLEQFSPTRFVGRLLGMGDIKALLEMAKQLEQEADEVKIRRIMSGKMTIEDFYYQIEQVGKMGSLRALFEHIPGVAGMVRDEDVDVMEEKMNRWRYMIQSMSKEERANPDIINASRIRRIARGSGTSERDVKEMLTQYKRSKDMMKAMKGRQMMGFLKRLGFGKE; encoded by the coding sequence ATGGTGCTGGATAACCTAAAGCAAGGGTTAAGGGCAACGCTCAAGAAACTGGTAGGAGCATCTAGCATAGATGAGAACATTATAAAGGAACTTGCCAGAGATGTGCAGAGATCATTGTTACAGGCAGATGTTAATGTTAGGCTAGTACTTGAACTAACCAATAGACTTCAGGAGAGAGCATTGAAGGAGCAGCCTCCTCCAGGGCTCTCAAGGAAGGATCACATAGTGAAGATACTCTACGAAGAACTCTCAAGACTGCTTGGAGGAGGGGATGAGGTAGGTTTGGCATTGAGGAAGGATAAGAGCAACATCGTGTTGATGGTTGGCATAGAGGGTTCTGGCAAGACAAGTGCTACTGCAAAGCTTGCAAAATGGTTGCTTAAGCATGGCTATAGCGTTGGTGTTATAGGCACAGATACCTATAGACCTGCTGCACTTGAGCAGTTAAGAACTCTATGCAGGAGGATAAATGTTGAGGTTTATGGTGATGAGAAGAGCAAGGATCCAGTGCAGATAGCATTGAAAGGCATGGAGTACTTCACTGGTGCAAGGAAGAAGGATGTGATACTCATAGATACTGCTGGAAGGCATAAGGAGGAGAAGGGCTTGCTTGAGGAGATGAGGCTCATGTACAATGCTGTAAGGCCAGATCTTGTACTCCTTGTTATAGATGGAACGATAGGGCAGCAGGCATATGCTCAAGCAGATGCATTCCACAAGAATGTACCAGTAGGGGGCATAATAGTAACGAAGTTGGATGGTTCAGCAAAGGGAGGAGGAGCACTATCAGCAACTGCAGCAACTGGTGCAAGGATAATGTTCATATCTACTGGCGAGAGGATAGATGATCTTGAGCAGTTCTCCCCAACAAGGTTCGTTGGAAGGCTGCTAGGCATGGGCGATATCAAAGCATTGCTTGAGATGGCTAAGCAGTTGGAGCAGGAGGCAGATGAGGTCAAGATAAGGAGGATAATGAGTGGGAAGATGACCATAGAGGACTTTTACTACCAGATAGAGCAGGTTGGGAAGATGGGCTCATTGAGGGCATTGTTCGAGCATATACCTGGGGTAGCAGGGATGGTTAGGGATGAGGATGTTGATGTTATGGAGGAGAAGATGAACAGATGGCGTTACATGATCCAATCCATGAGCAAGGAGGAGAGGGCAAATCCTGATATCATAAATGCATCAAGGATAAGGAGGATAGCAAGGGGTTCAGGTACAAGCGAGAGGGATGTGAAGGAGATGCTTACCCAATACAAGAGATCGAAGGATATGATGAAGGCAATGAAGGGTAGGCAGATGATGGGCTTCCTTAAGAGGTTAGGCTTTGGGAAGGAGTAG
- a CDS encoding diphthine--ammonia ligase yields MRVGILYSGGKDSNITMYKVYLQGYEIACLITIIPASDESMLFHYPNAAYTSIQAECLQLPLISSTSDGEASLEELLIKARERFGIDGVVSGAIASRYQYERFTSIASRVGLKHIAPCYGEDQYMHMQELLANNFSVMITSVSAYGLDASMLGRVIDAKLLSRLRDLSIKYGFNLSFEGGEAETFVLDMPLFRKRISVDGYRVHWDGVRGHIEFMDLSIKDKLVTLSSR; encoded by the coding sequence ATGAGGGTGGGCATACTGTACTCAGGAGGCAAGGATAGTAACATTACAATGTACAAGGTATATCTACAAGGTTATGAGATAGCATGCCTTATAACCATTATACCAGCAAGTGATGAGAGCATGCTCTTCCATTACCCAAATGCAGCATACACATCAATACAGGCAGAGTGCTTACAACTACCTTTAATCTCTAGCACTAGTGATGGAGAGGCTTCGCTTGAGGAACTACTCATTAAGGCAAGGGAGAGGTTTGGTATAGATGGTGTTGTGAGTGGTGCAATAGCAAGTAGGTACCAGTATGAGAGGTTCACAAGCATAGCATCTAGGGTTGGGTTAAAGCATATAGCACCATGCTATGGAGAGGATCAGTACATGCATATGCAGGAGTTGCTTGCAAATAACTTCTCTGTCATGATAACATCTGTATCAGCCTATGGTCTTGATGCTAGCATGCTTGGAAGGGTTATAGATGCCAAACTACTCTCAAGGCTAAGGGATCTAAGCATAAAGTATGGCTTTAACCTATCGTTTGAGGGAGGCGAGGCAGAGACATTCGTACTTGATATGCCTCTATTCAGGAAGAGGATATCCGTTGATGGTTACAGGGTGCACTGGGATGGTGTTAGGGGGCATATAGAGTTCATGGATCTCAGCATTAAAGATAAACTAGTAACGCTATCATCTAGATAA
- a CDS encoding restriction endonuclease, whose protein sequence is MLLIPIILAIIIALLAIRYRGRKSKERLKRLTLERLKSMDPKEFEHAVADMLRAMDYKDVRVVGGSGDLAVDITAKRGKDKVVIQCKRYTGKKVTSPELQMFIGMMLTEYKATKGIYVTTSSFTQDAVELARRHGIELWDGDRLAEVISRLS, encoded by the coding sequence ATGCTTCTAATTCCCATAATACTTGCTATAATTATAGCGCTACTAGCAATAAGATATAGGGGGAGGAAGAGCAAGGAGAGGCTCAAGAGGCTCACGCTTGAGAGGTTGAAGAGTATGGATCCTAAAGAGTTTGAGCATGCAGTTGCAGATATGTTAAGGGCTATGGACTACAAGGATGTTAGGGTTGTAGGGGGCTCTGGTGATCTAGCAGTAGATATAACTGCAAAGCGTGGTAAGGATAAGGTTGTGATCCAGTGCAAGAGATATACAGGGAAGAAGGTTACAAGCCCTGAGTTGCAGATGTTCATAGGGATGATGCTTACAGAGTACAAGGCTACTAAGGGTATATACGTTACAACATCCTCATTCACACAGGATGCTGTAGAACTTGCTAGAAGGCATGGTATAGAGTTATGGGATGGCGATAGACTTGCCGAGGTTATATCTAGGCTAAGTTAA
- a CDS encoding ABC transporter permease: MKPSVRSLILKLVFYSSLLLVWYVIAGADILPDYVLPSPLDVAKEYASSSMRLLTALATSMQRLFLGFILSILAGFAFGYAMARSKALYDTVGSLVIALASLPSIVWVPIGMIWFGYSEAMIVFVIVSSTVFAFTLSTYTSIKNVPPIYIKAARNMGAKGINMLAYVIVPAATPNLLIGIRNAWSFSWRGLMNAEVVSGYLGLGFMLESAREVFNMAHVIAVVLIVMAIGLLVDAILFSRVERYVEQRWGLR; this comes from the coding sequence TTGAAGCCAAGTGTTAGATCACTAATACTAAAGTTGGTATTCTACTCCTCTCTACTACTGGTATGGTATGTTATAGCGGGAGCAGATATACTCCCAGATTATGTACTCCCTTCCCCATTGGATGTTGCTAAAGAGTATGCATCGTCCAGTATGAGACTCTTAACTGCTCTAGCAACGAGTATGCAGAGGCTCTTCCTTGGTTTCATCTTATCCATACTTGCTGGTTTTGCGTTTGGTTATGCTATGGCTAGGAGTAAGGCATTATATGATACTGTAGGCTCTTTAGTTATAGCACTAGCCTCCCTACCAAGCATAGTATGGGTTCCAATAGGCATGATATGGTTTGGTTATAGTGAAGCGATGATAGTGTTCGTTATAGTTAGTAGTACGGTATTCGCATTTACGCTCTCAACCTACACCAGTATAAAGAACGTACCTCCAATATACATCAAGGCAGCAAGAAATATGGGTGCCAAAGGCATAAACATGCTTGCCTATGTTATAGTACCAGCAGCAACACCCAACCTACTCATAGGGATAAGGAATGCATGGTCATTCTCCTGGCGAGGTTTGATGAACGCTGAGGTTGTTAGTGGGTATCTAGGGCTAGGGTTTATGCTAGAGAGTGCAAGAGAGGTATTTAATATGGCACATGTGATTGCTGTAGTGCTCATAGTGATGGCTATAGGTCTGCTGGTAGATGCTATACTCTTCTCAAGGGTTGAGAGGTATGTTGAGCAGAGATGGGGATTACGCTAG
- a CDS encoding A24 family peptidase: MIATIVEFNVITCLTMLVVASIMDIRKREISDKVWIVSFTVGLTIIIVGLFTDNTFAMMFQQQQYIIRYALSIGITSPLAYIAYRSWLFGGADAKALIVISAILPFYEMKYSIHGIPALTILTNACMLTLVHILHNISRNTIAVIKGKDIFDGFDGETKLRKAIAFMIGFIAKRPRGYLFPIEESKGDKRMFTLSPKAYSDYVHESARDIWVTPALPFIVYMTIGFLLMLYVGDVLAYIFHSIW; encoded by the coding sequence TTGATTGCTACTATTGTAGAATTTAATGTTATAACATGCCTTACAATGCTTGTAGTAGCATCGATAATGGATATCAGGAAGAGGGAGATAAGCGATAAAGTATGGATAGTATCCTTTACTGTTGGACTAACTATAATAATAGTAGGGTTGTTCACTGACAATACATTTGCCATGATGTTTCAGCAACAACAGTACATCATACGCTATGCTCTAAGCATAGGGATAACTTCACCTCTCGCATACATTGCATACAGGAGCTGGTTGTTTGGCGGTGCAGATGCAAAGGCACTTATAGTGATAAGTGCTATACTCCCATTCTACGAGATGAAGTACAGTATACATGGGATACCAGCACTGACTATCCTAACTAATGCATGTATGCTAACCCTTGTACATATACTGCATAACATCTCTAGGAATACAATTGCAGTGATCAAGGGCAAGGATATATTCGATGGGTTTGATGGAGAGACAAAGTTAAGGAAGGCAATTGCATTTATGATAGGCTTCATCGCTAAGAGACCAAGAGGTTACCTCTTCCCTATAGAGGAGAGTAAGGGGGATAAGCGTATGTTCACCCTTAGCCCCAAAGCATACAGCGATTATGTTCATGAATCTGCAAGGGACATCTGGGTTACTCCAGCATTACCATTCATAGTCTATATGACCATAGGCTTCCTGCTGATGTTATATGTTGGGGATGTATTGGCATACATCTTCCATAGCATCTGGTAG
- a CDS encoding type II secretion system F family protein, with product MQESSVRSSPLYRLDAKHAKLSISDRIVALAIKVFNPLAKRLEQMMPTIGEDILKSNLLIAPDAFLSLLLFITFASIGVSVVAAYLMLSMNLLLLAVAIPMPAYVFGIGIAIPKISQSSRASALDSEIVFVIGYLSVLMGGGVSPIRLFRRLSESKLYPASAREARRILTLVDVFGMNPITAIERVARYCPNKIFSDFLAGYISVLRIGGDVNSYMEMKQKEMMNYRTFKLKSTTELVGTFAEAYLAATVVLGISLFVLQAVQAMTSQSALNLDMIMLYTSIFIPAISGAFIYIIHSAQTKEPISYMLPHYVFGASAIAIPVLYFMPLDIPVYIRLAIGLAISTSAAAVINIIESRKKQAMENVLPSFISDLAEIRKTGLSPEKGIQILSNRNYGILSRSIKRMANQLSWGVPLSKVMQDFGKDVNSWFVRSVGFIMLEVVETGGGTTMLFNNLAEFAQKSKELERERRSMFRPYIFLPYFGAILTIVSTVVIINMITGQISSLTEQTNTNITLFTTNTTAVREIMLTATIFQAWTMGLVAGKMGEWSLAAGYKHATILALAGIITIYMVETLANITGFMR from the coding sequence ATGCAAGAATCATCAGTGAGATCAAGCCCACTGTATAGGCTAGATGCAAAGCATGCAAAGCTTAGCATAAGCGATAGGATAGTAGCGTTAGCGATAAAGGTATTCAACCCATTGGCTAAGAGGCTAGAGCAGATGATGCCTACTATAGGCGAAGATATACTCAAGTCAAACCTGCTCATAGCACCAGATGCATTCCTCTCATTGCTACTCTTCATAACATTTGCTTCTATAGGTGTATCTGTTGTTGCTGCATACCTTATGCTATCTATGAACTTGCTCCTACTTGCAGTTGCTATACCCATGCCAGCGTATGTGTTTGGTATAGGTATTGCAATACCAAAGATTAGTCAGTCAAGCAGGGCATCTGCACTAGATAGCGAGATAGTATTTGTAATAGGCTATCTATCAGTGCTAATGGGTGGAGGGGTATCACCAATAAGACTCTTCAGGAGGCTTAGTGAGAGCAAGTTGTATCCAGCATCTGCAAGGGAGGCTAGGAGGATACTAACCCTTGTTGATGTCTTTGGCATGAACCCAATTACAGCAATAGAGAGGGTTGCTAGGTACTGCCCAAACAAGATATTCTCAGACTTTCTTGCTGGCTACATCTCAGTGCTTAGGATAGGAGGTGATGTGAACAGTTACATGGAGATGAAGCAGAAGGAGATGATGAACTACAGAACATTCAAACTCAAGTCAACAACAGAACTAGTTGGTACATTTGCAGAGGCTTACCTTGCTGCAACTGTGGTGCTTGGCATATCCCTCTTCGTTCTTCAAGCAGTGCAGGCAATGACATCCCAGTCAGCATTAAATCTTGATATGATAATGCTCTACACTAGCATATTCATACCTGCGATCTCTGGCGCATTCATATACATAATACATTCAGCACAGACCAAGGAACCTATCAGTTATATGCTACCCCATTACGTATTTGGTGCTAGTGCTATAGCAATACCAGTACTCTACTTTATGCCCTTGGATATACCAGTCTACATAAGGCTTGCTATAGGTTTAGCGATATCTACTAGTGCTGCAGCAGTAATCAACATAATAGAGTCAAGGAAGAAGCAGGCGATGGAGAATGTTCTACCAAGCTTCATAAGTGACCTTGCTGAGATAAGGAAGACAGGACTCTCTCCAGAGAAGGGTATACAGATACTATCTAATAGGAACTATGGTATACTCTCAAGATCAATCAAGAGGATGGCAAATCAGTTATCATGGGGAGTACCTCTTAGTAAGGTAATGCAGGACTTTGGTAAGGATGTTAACAGTTGGTTCGTCAGATCTGTAGGGTTCATAATGCTTGAGGTTGTTGAGACAGGTGGGGGTACAACCATGCTCTTCAACAACCTAGCAGAGTTTGCTCAGAAGAGCAAGGAACTGGAGAGGGAGAGGAGATCAATGTTCAGACCATACATATTCCTGCCATACTTTGGTGCAATACTAACTATAGTCTCTACAGTTGTTATAATAAACATGATAACTGGTCAGATATCATCACTGACAGAGCAGACCAATACAAACATAACATTATTTACTACTAATACAACTGCAGTCAGGGAGATCATGCTTACAGCAACTATATTCCAAGCATGGACCATGGGCTTGGTTGCAGGTAAGATGGGTGAGTGGAGCCTTGCTGCTGGGTATAAGCATGCTACAATCCTAGCATTGGCAGGTATAATTACCATATACATGGTAGAGACACTTGCTAACATAACTGGGTTCATGAGGTGA